Proteins from a single region of Sphaerochaeta globosa str. Buddy:
- a CDS encoding SatD family protein produces MQYYALVGDLKQSRQSSDRKALQELLLGTMNSLNIRYTEHMAALLMVNSGDAFQGLFFLDAPILEICDRIRYALSSQNGIRMGIGFGSIETAIERKQSILADGPAFWNARYALAQVQDHDYYNTRTLALRMGENCHEQLETLVNQVLVLQDQVASKWKNTQLELARHYLSSHGYERVSQTQVAKEMKLSTQQVNTTVQAMGWFAFLDTRKETERVLQTVLGGVDS; encoded by the coding sequence ATGCAATACTACGCTTTGGTAGGAGATTTGAAACAATCCAGGCAGTCATCTGACCGAAAAGCTCTCCAAGAGTTGTTGCTTGGAACCATGAATTCCCTCAACATCAGGTATACCGAACATATGGCCGCCCTTCTCATGGTTAATTCAGGTGATGCCTTTCAAGGACTATTTTTTTTGGATGCACCCATTCTGGAAATTTGCGATCGTATCAGATATGCGTTGTCCAGCCAAAATGGTATACGTATGGGTATCGGTTTCGGGAGCATTGAAACGGCTATTGAACGAAAGCAGAGCATTCTTGCAGATGGTCCTGCGTTTTGGAATGCTCGGTATGCGTTGGCTCAAGTTCAGGACCATGACTATTACAATACACGCACCTTGGCTTTACGCATGGGTGAGAATTGTCACGAGCAACTGGAGACGTTGGTCAATCAAGTACTGGTCCTGCAGGATCAGGTTGCCTCGAAGTGGAAGAATACACAACTGGAACTTGCAAGGCATTACCTGTCAAGCCATGGGTATGAGAGAGTCTCTCAGACCCAAGTGGCCAAAGAGATGAAGCTTAGTACCCAACAAGTAAATACTACTGTACAGGCAATGGGTTGGTTTGCTTTTCTCGATACACGCAAAGAGACTGAACGAGTACTGCAGACGGTACTAGGAGGAGTAGACTCATGA
- a CDS encoding DOMON domain-containing protein, with the protein MKKYILTLVIVALALPLTAQIISSSPIDPKVDGVFGSQEYSNTQELQGMKLGYTLSNDGNTLYFALRAPAKGWVSVGLGTKRMHLSHMVMGFDALTSQTISEETGRGHSHSPSKDKIVKLSIVKESGNETTLEFSIPSALYANGSELPLILAYGTKDDLRSKHSKYASYTITYTK; encoded by the coding sequence ATGAAAAAATATATTCTCACCCTGGTTATAGTAGCCTTAGCGTTGCCGCTGACAGCCCAGATTATCAGCAGCTCCCCCATTGATCCGAAAGTTGATGGTGTTTTTGGTAGCCAAGAATATTCCAACACCCAAGAATTGCAAGGCATGAAGCTCGGATATACGCTATCCAATGATGGCAATACGCTCTATTTCGCACTGCGGGCCCCCGCCAAAGGCTGGGTGTCGGTCGGCTTGGGAACGAAGAGGATGCACCTCTCTCATATGGTGATGGGCTTCGATGCCTTGACAAGCCAGACCATCAGTGAGGAAACAGGCAGAGGCCACAGCCACAGCCCATCGAAAGACAAAATTGTGAAACTGAGCATAGTCAAAGAGAGTGGCAATGAGACCACCCTGGAGTTCTCCATTCCCTCAGCACTGTATGCAAACGGGAGTGAGTTGCCCCTCATTCTTGCCTATGGAACCAAGGACGATTTGAGGAGCAAGCACTCCAAGTATGCGAGTTATACCATCACCTACACTAAGTAA
- a CDS encoding diaminobutyrate--2-oxoglutarate transaminase family protein: MNESTNQFYLDRQNQTESNARTYPRKFPIAIKQAKGSYLIDVEGNKYLDFLCGAGTLALGHNDEEVNQAMVDLLTNDFPLHTLDLTTPVKDAFVQTLFSLLPEELRTNGKIQFCSPSGTDAVDAAIKLCKTATGRSSVIAFSGGYHGMGHGALALTGNLNAKSQVNGLMPDVHFFPYPHSYRCPFGLGGEAGIDAACAIFERTLKDPESGITKPAAVILETIQGEGGVIPAPIKFLQTVRRVTKELEIPMIVDEIQCGIGRSGKFFAFEYADIVPDVILASKAIGGSQPMSVVVYHKDLDAWQPGSHAGTFRGNQLAMAAGTVVMQRVSKPEFLAEVIEKGKMIEDHMKKLMQEVSIIGDIRSKGLMLGIEFIDPYGQPDHLGSYPQSGVIAAKVQKECFLNHLIMEKGGRYGSVMRCLCALNVTKDDVKLMLDISEKAIRKVDADVKAHH; this comes from the coding sequence ATGAACGAATCTACCAACCAATTCTATCTTGATCGGCAAAATCAAACCGAATCCAACGCACGCACCTATCCCCGCAAGTTCCCCATCGCAATCAAACAAGCAAAAGGCTCCTACCTTATCGATGTAGAGGGCAATAAATACCTCGATTTCCTCTGTGGTGCAGGCACTCTTGCCCTTGGACACAATGACGAAGAAGTCAATCAAGCAATGGTCGATCTTCTGACCAATGATTTCCCCCTCCATACCCTAGACCTCACGACTCCCGTGAAAGATGCATTTGTTCAGACCCTTTTTTCCCTTCTGCCCGAAGAACTCAGAACCAATGGAAAAATTCAGTTCTGCAGTCCCAGCGGCACCGATGCCGTCGATGCAGCAATTAAGCTGTGCAAGACAGCAACCGGACGAAGTAGTGTTATCGCCTTCAGCGGCGGCTACCACGGCATGGGTCATGGAGCTCTCGCCCTCACCGGCAACCTCAATGCAAAAAGCCAGGTTAATGGCCTGATGCCTGATGTTCATTTCTTCCCCTATCCCCATTCCTATCGCTGTCCCTTCGGCCTGGGTGGCGAGGCTGGTATCGATGCAGCTTGTGCAATCTTTGAGCGTACGCTCAAGGACCCTGAGAGCGGCATTACAAAACCCGCAGCAGTCATTCTGGAAACCATCCAGGGTGAAGGTGGTGTTATCCCTGCCCCGATTAAATTCCTGCAGACTGTACGCCGTGTAACCAAGGAACTGGAAATCCCGATGATCGTTGATGAAATTCAGTGTGGAATCGGTCGATCCGGAAAGTTCTTTGCTTTTGAATATGCCGATATCGTACCCGATGTCATTCTTGCCTCCAAAGCTATCGGTGGTTCACAGCCGATGAGTGTGGTTGTGTATCACAAGGACCTTGATGCTTGGCAGCCTGGTTCTCATGCAGGAACGTTCAGGGGCAACCAACTCGCCATGGCAGCAGGAACTGTTGTCATGCAACGGGTCAGCAAACCTGAGTTTTTGGCTGAAGTGATTGAAAAAGGCAAAATGATCGAAGACCACATGAAAAAACTGATGCAGGAAGTCTCCATTATTGGTGACATCCGCAGCAAAGGTCTGATGCTCGGTATCGAATTCATCGATCCCTATGGCCAGCCCGACCACCTCGGATCCTACCCCCAAAGCGGTGTTATTGCCGCCAAGGTACAGAAAGAGTGTTTCCTCAACCACCTTATTATGGAAAAAGGCGGAAGGTATGGCTCGGTCATGCGCTGCCTGTGCGCCCTCAACGTTACCAAGGATGATGTAAAGCTCATGCTCGATATTAGCGAGAAGGCGATCCGCAAGGTAGATGCAGATGTCAAAGCCCATCACTAA
- a CDS encoding ATP-binding cassette domain-containing protein yields the protein MASQVVQEAPALAMEMDVAVRMNDIGFSYQSKKLFSHLDLEIRRGNIYGLLGKNGAGKTTLLKLLCGQLFAQSGAIEVFNQNPQKRIPSLLQEIFYLPEEFPLPKMKANEYLAMLSPFYPRFDHTMFGVYCKDFEVDLNQRLDQMSLGQKKKVLLSFGLASNTSLLILDEPTNGLDIPSKRQFRQTVASAMTENRTFIISTHQVRDMENLIDPIIILHDGSVIFNDTVASVADKYVLNLTTSEPKTDTAMYTEKVLGGWMVLSERTEETEGQPLDLETLFNVVVQTSKGTMGGV from the coding sequence ATGGCAAGCCAAGTAGTACAAGAAGCACCAGCTCTTGCAATGGAGATGGATGTGGCAGTTCGTATGAATGACATTGGGTTCTCATACCAAAGTAAAAAGTTGTTCTCCCATCTGGATCTTGAGATTCGCCGGGGAAATATCTATGGGCTTTTAGGAAAGAACGGAGCAGGGAAAACCACCTTGCTGAAGTTGCTGTGCGGACAGTTGTTTGCACAAAGCGGAGCGATTGAGGTGTTCAACCAAAATCCTCAGAAGCGAATCCCTTCGTTGTTGCAGGAGATTTTCTACCTGCCCGAAGAGTTTCCACTCCCCAAGATGAAGGCAAATGAGTACCTTGCAATGCTCAGCCCGTTTTATCCGCGGTTCGACCACACCATGTTCGGTGTGTATTGCAAGGATTTCGAAGTTGATTTGAATCAGAGACTCGACCAGATGTCACTTGGTCAGAAGAAGAAGGTTCTGCTCTCCTTCGGTCTTGCTTCCAACACATCGCTGCTCATCCTGGATGAACCGACCAATGGATTGGACATTCCCTCAAAAAGGCAGTTCCGACAAACGGTTGCTTCGGCGATGACAGAAAATAGGACCTTCATTATTTCAACCCATCAGGTACGTGATATGGAAAACCTCATTGATCCGATTATTATCCTGCATGACGGTTCGGTCATTTTCAACGACACGGTTGCCAGTGTAGCCGATAAGTATGTGTTGAACCTGACCACCAGTGAGCCAAAAACAGATACAGCAATGTATACCGAGAAGGTGCTCGGTGGCTGGATGGTACTGAGCGAACGTACTGAAGAAACCGAGGGGCAGCCCCTTGATTTGGAAACCCTGTTCAATGTGGTGGTCCAGACCTCGAAAGGCACCATGGGAGGTGTATGA
- a CDS encoding pyridoxal phosphate-dependent decarboxylase family protein: protein MSKPITKLPYFLGAESEAKEAYRTIIDQTVEAITSSVTDTGAYKGAGVDELQSLMGQTTILPQAGTGWDAVLEEVKKTILPNFLRTWSTNYMAHLHSPALLESIASELILSTFNQSMDSWDQSPIATEVEVAVVNELCKLYNFGTDSDGVFTSGGSQSNLSALTLARDWYCNTVLGHDVKKKGLPSCYQRLRIYTSEVSHFSMEKSAHLLGLGYDAVRKVPVDALCRMDMHALKTMLSDDLKEGLLPFCIVATIGTTDYGSIDPVAQLRALCDAYNLYLHADAAYGSGVQLSQTYQSRLGNLGLCDSITVDFHKMFLLPISCGALLIKDKSQFDVFTLHADYLNREEDEEDGYTNLVGKSLQTTRRFDALKVWMAFQCRGKDGFASIIDTCIGNAAYLAQAILSDNQFELAIAPELSSVVFRLSGSCEKNKQVRRELLHHHQVVIGQTVYQGRTYLKFTLLNPLVTHQHLDELLSLIKKLGSQVQ, encoded by the coding sequence ATGTCAAAGCCCATCACTAAGCTGCCGTACTTTCTTGGTGCTGAGTCTGAAGCAAAAGAAGCCTATCGCACCATCATCGACCAGACAGTTGAGGCTATCACGAGTTCAGTAACCGACACCGGCGCCTATAAAGGTGCTGGTGTCGATGAGCTGCAAAGCCTCATGGGTCAGACAACCATCCTGCCACAAGCTGGGACTGGTTGGGATGCAGTGCTTGAGGAAGTGAAGAAAACCATTCTTCCCAACTTTCTTAGGACCTGGTCGACCAACTACATGGCCCACCTGCACAGCCCCGCCCTGCTTGAGTCAATTGCCAGCGAGCTCATTCTCAGTACCTTCAACCAATCGATGGATAGTTGGGACCAGTCTCCCATTGCCACCGAGGTGGAAGTTGCAGTGGTCAATGAGCTTTGCAAGCTCTACAATTTTGGAACCGATTCAGATGGAGTCTTTACTTCCGGGGGAAGCCAATCGAATCTCAGTGCCCTTACCTTGGCCCGTGATTGGTATTGCAATACTGTCCTCGGCCACGATGTAAAAAAGAAAGGCCTTCCCTCCTGCTACCAGAGGCTGAGGATCTACACCTCAGAAGTTTCACACTTCTCCATGGAGAAGAGTGCACACCTGCTGGGCCTCGGCTACGATGCAGTTCGCAAGGTTCCTGTGGATGCTCTTTGCAGAATGGATATGCATGCCCTAAAGACCATGCTTAGCGATGATTTAAAAGAGGGTCTTTTACCCTTCTGTATCGTTGCAACCATCGGGACGACCGACTATGGCTCTATCGACCCGGTAGCACAGCTGAGGGCCTTGTGTGATGCATACAACCTCTATTTGCATGCCGATGCAGCATACGGAAGCGGTGTCCAACTCTCCCAGACCTATCAGAGCCGTTTGGGCAACCTGGGTCTGTGTGACTCCATAACCGTGGACTTTCATAAAATGTTTCTGCTTCCCATCAGTTGTGGTGCATTGCTTATCAAAGACAAGTCTCAATTCGATGTATTTACGCTGCATGCCGATTACTTGAACCGCGAAGAGGATGAAGAGGACGGCTACACAAACCTGGTAGGCAAAAGCCTGCAGACAACCCGCCGCTTCGATGCCCTGAAGGTCTGGATGGCCTTCCAATGCAGGGGAAAGGACGGCTTTGCCTCCATCATCGACACCTGCATCGGGAATGCCGCCTATCTTGCACAAGCTATCCTTTCAGACAACCAGTTCGAGCTGGCCATTGCACCGGAGCTTTCCAGTGTGGTGTTCCGACTTAGTGGAAGCTGTGAGAAGAACAAGCAGGTCCGCAGGGAGCTGTTGCATCACCATCAGGTGGTGATCGGTCAGACGGTATATCAGGGACGGACGTATCTGAAGTTCACCCTGCTCAATCCGTTGGTTACCCACCAACATCTGGATGAACTGCTCTCTTTGATCAAGAAGCTGGGAAGCCAAGTACAGTAA
- a CDS encoding glycoside hydrolase family 43 protein → MHLQDIQMRDPFILADDRSNCYYLYGTTDKEPWKSEGVSFEAYTSTDLVHWEGPTVIFSPVEGFWGTQNFWAPEVHQYQEKYYLFASFKAEKHCRGTQILVSTSPLGPFLPVSERPATPLDWECLDGTFFVDEQGQRWMVFCHEWVQVNDGEICAIQLSSDLSQPIGEPQLLFKASSAVWPKLLPRRDGSGLVDARVTDGPFLYRTKSGNLLMLWSTVSENGYAMGYASSESGRLEGPWIQQKQPLVQCDGGHGMIFRSFEGVLYLTYHSPNKTPNERPFFVTLEEKDGGLVCR, encoded by the coding sequence ATGCACCTGCAAGACATTCAAATGCGCGACCCGTTCATTCTCGCTGACGATCGGTCAAATTGTTATTATTTATACGGAACTACGGACAAAGAACCTTGGAAATCAGAAGGGGTGAGTTTTGAGGCGTATACCAGCACCGATTTGGTGCATTGGGAAGGTCCAACTGTCATTTTCTCTCCTGTCGAAGGGTTTTGGGGAACGCAAAATTTCTGGGCACCGGAAGTACATCAGTATCAGGAAAAGTACTATCTGTTTGCATCCTTTAAAGCAGAAAAGCATTGTCGGGGAACCCAGATACTTGTTTCTACTTCTCCTTTGGGCCCCTTTCTGCCTGTTTCTGAAAGGCCTGCGACTCCGCTAGATTGGGAGTGTCTCGATGGTACCTTCTTCGTGGATGAGCAAGGCCAGCGTTGGATGGTGTTCTGCCATGAATGGGTTCAGGTCAACGATGGAGAGATTTGCGCCATACAACTTTCCTCCGATCTTTCTCAACCTATTGGGGAACCTCAGCTTCTCTTCAAGGCTTCCTCTGCTGTATGGCCGAAGCTGTTGCCTCGTCGGGATGGATCGGGTCTCGTCGATGCACGGGTTACCGACGGTCCCTTTCTCTATCGCACAAAGAGTGGCAACCTGCTGATGCTTTGGTCCACCGTTTCAGAAAACGGGTATGCCATGGGGTATGCCAGCAGTGAATCGGGTAGGCTGGAAGGGCCCTGGATACAGCAGAAGCAGCCACTTGTCCAGTGTGACGGTGGGCATGGCATGATTTTCCGTTCCTTTGAGGGAGTCCTGTACTTGACCTACCATAGCCCTAACAAGACACCCAATGAGCGACCCTTCTTTGTTACGTTGGAAGAAAAGGATGGAGGCTTGGTATGCCGCTAG
- a CDS encoding DUF3307 domain-containing protein: MSTTMIMILGMHILGDYYLQTDKLAQKKQHEFGQVLIHSILYAIAFVPLLFIAPWLMFVLLVVSHACIDSLKYLLRKVTNRTAVLFILDQTCHIAILYGVSLLYQGSISLPIDWEHLLKIIVLILCVTKPVSVVFMELFDQYRPLQQNSGIQGAGKVIGYLERLLLTALLVVGEYGVIGWIIAAKTLARSKQLSDSQAFCEYFLVGTLVSILSTFTLYLALYRW; this comes from the coding sequence ATGAGTACAACCATGATAATGATATTGGGTATGCACATTTTGGGTGATTACTATCTCCAAACCGACAAGCTTGCTCAGAAAAAACAACACGAATTTGGACAAGTACTGATACATTCGATTCTCTATGCCATTGCTTTTGTTCCCTTACTATTTATTGCTCCCTGGTTGATGTTCGTTTTATTGGTTGTCTCGCATGCCTGTATTGATTCATTGAAATATTTGCTTCGAAAAGTTACCAACCGAACTGCGGTGCTTTTTATACTTGACCAAACCTGCCATATAGCGATTTTGTATGGAGTTTCTCTTCTGTATCAAGGTTCTATCTCCCTCCCTATCGATTGGGAGCACTTGCTTAAAATCATCGTTCTTATACTTTGTGTGACCAAGCCAGTCTCGGTTGTGTTCATGGAACTATTTGATCAATATCGACCCTTGCAGCAGAATTCCGGAATACAAGGAGCGGGTAAGGTAATTGGATATCTTGAAAGGCTTCTCCTTACTGCACTTCTGGTAGTCGGCGAGTATGGGGTAATCGGATGGATCATTGCAGCGAAAACGTTGGCCCGTAGTAAACAGCTCTCGGACTCTCAAGCATTTTGTGAGTATTTCTTGGTAGGAACACTGGTAAGCATTCTTTCAACCTTTACGCTGTACCTTGCTTTGTATCGTTGGTAA
- a CDS encoding YczE/YyaS/YitT family protein, with translation MKAVVIRLFRLFFGLFLYAMGIVLTMQAHIGYAPWEVFHAGLAKVMGVQIGTVSILVGLIIGIVVMLFGEPLGLGTVCNMVVVGLFMNLLLGSGVFVELSNPVLGVVQLIVGLFVISLASYFYISSGFGAGPRDSLMVLLSRKTKYKVGTIRSAMEVTVTFVGFLLGGLLGWGTLLSAVLIGFCIQITFKLLRFDPKKVVHEDFVSSYRKLGMFVHKRA, from the coding sequence ATGAAGGCGGTAGTGATTCGACTGTTTCGCTTGTTCTTTGGGTTGTTTCTGTATGCGATGGGTATTGTGCTTACCATGCAAGCCCATATCGGATATGCTCCTTGGGAAGTATTCCATGCAGGTCTTGCAAAGGTGATGGGCGTGCAGATCGGAACCGTCTCCATTTTAGTTGGGCTCATAATCGGTATCGTAGTGATGCTTTTTGGGGAACCCTTGGGATTGGGAACGGTTTGCAACATGGTTGTGGTCGGTCTGTTCATGAATCTTCTGCTTGGCAGCGGCGTATTTGTAGAACTATCCAATCCTGTGTTGGGCGTCGTACAGTTGATCGTGGGCTTGTTTGTCATCTCCCTGGCTTCCTATTTCTACATTTCCTCAGGATTCGGGGCCGGTCCCCGTGACAGCTTGATGGTTCTGCTCTCACGCAAGACCAAATACAAGGTAGGGACCATCCGTTCAGCTATGGAAGTTACGGTTACCTTCGTGGGCTTTCTCTTGGGTGGCTTACTGGGGTGGGGCACGCTGCTCAGTGCAGTTCTTATCGGCTTTTGCATCCAGATTACGTTTAAGCTGTTGCGTTTCGATCCCAAGAAAGTGGTGCATGAGGACTTTGTTTCAAGCTATCGCAAACTGGGTATGTTTGTGCATAAGCGAGCGTAA